Proteins from a genomic interval of Lacticaseibacillus pabuli:
- a CDS encoding CPBP family intramembrane glutamic endopeptidase, producing the protein MIRKIDRWPYWARLFSLVAIMFLFAYLFGFGRLIGQWHVTPAVAIILYKVASLFVILGLNWVFLRQKVFYTRLRPATMIILGVIWLLMAELCFYRGQWDRIPAAIIIGLVAAVTEELQFRGMIFGSLLLHLSGRLKRTRAVVISALFFAGAHLTNMAMQSVKATLVQMMFAFGLGLILAVLYQRSGTLLAPMALHFSVDYWSTLTSSHANVFSVVTTYRSGAFTAEFILLGIFIVIALLVALVGRKQRRDRLTDKLQQATALNFKVTY; encoded by the coding sequence ATGATTCGCAAAATTGATCGGTGGCCGTATTGGGCGCGGTTATTTAGTCTCGTCGCCATCATGTTTCTGTTTGCTTATTTGTTCGGCTTCGGTCGGCTAATTGGCCAGTGGCACGTGACGCCTGCCGTGGCGATTATCTTGTACAAGGTCGCCTCTTTGTTTGTCATCTTGGGATTGAACTGGGTCTTTTTGCGGCAAAAGGTGTTTTACACCCGGTTGCGCCCAGCGACGATGATTATCCTGGGTGTCATCTGGCTACTAATGGCGGAGCTGTGCTTTTATCGTGGTCAGTGGGATCGGATTCCTGCTGCCATTATCATTGGTCTGGTCGCGGCGGTAACGGAGGAGTTGCAATTTCGCGGGATGATTTTCGGCTCGTTGTTACTGCATTTAAGCGGTCGTCTAAAGCGGACGCGGGCCGTCGTCATTTCTGCCTTGTTTTTCGCTGGTGCCCACCTGACGAACATGGCAATGCAGAGCGTTAAGGCAACCCTGGTGCAGATGATGTTTGCGTTCGGACTCGGCTTAATCTTGGCCGTTTTGTACCAACGAAGTGGGACGTTGCTGGCTCCCATGGCGTTGCACTTTAGCGTGGATTATTGGTCAACCTTGACCTCTTCTCATGCGAATGTGTTCTCTGTCGTCACGACTTATCGGTCTGGCGCATTCACCGCGGAGTTCATTCTGCTTGGCATCTTTATTGTTATCGCGCTACTGGTCGCATTGGTGGGGCGTAAACAACGGCGTGATCGCCTAACAGACAAGTTGCAGCAGGCGACAGCGCTAAATTTTAAGGTGACGTATTAG
- a CDS encoding CPBP family intramembrane glutamic endopeptidase: MFAKFRQLPVLVQVIIILLIDALVGEIAISHIAAHFLSGTLGITVYKLLVLALILALNAFLLHQHIALGRLQWLTAIILLVILLAETGLAVHHITLRHYGYAVLIGVLAAITEEPLFRGMAFGALLQHWQGKHRVRNAVLVSSLFFSLFHLVNLANQNLAGTVNQMIQVFGMGILLAALYLRSGTLLAPMALHFFVDFSGVLLHHGGVLHNARFSVTTMSVAIIFYLIYAGIGLWVIKAQPAAHRNQLLAKLQQSGIPEDAHDSQN; the protein is encoded by the coding sequence ATGTTTGCAAAGTTCCGACAACTACCGGTCCTAGTACAGGTAATCATCATCCTACTGATTGATGCCCTCGTTGGTGAAATCGCAATCAGCCACATTGCGGCGCACTTTTTGTCTGGTACGTTAGGAATCACCGTTTACAAATTACTTGTGCTGGCACTTATTCTGGCGTTAAATGCGTTTTTACTGCACCAACATATTGCGCTCGGTCGGCTGCAGTGGCTGACCGCGATTATTCTGCTGGTCATCCTGCTCGCTGAAACAGGACTAGCGGTGCACCACATCACGCTTCGGCATTATGGCTATGCCGTGCTCATCGGGGTTCTTGCTGCAATCACGGAGGAACCGCTGTTTCGGGGAATGGCCTTTGGTGCGCTGCTGCAGCATTGGCAGGGCAAGCATCGTGTCCGGAACGCCGTGCTAGTTTCAAGCTTGTTCTTTTCGTTGTTTCATCTGGTCAACTTAGCTAATCAAAATTTGGCCGGAACAGTTAACCAAATGATTCAGGTGTTTGGCATGGGCATCCTGCTTGCGGCCCTATACTTGCGCAGTGGTACCTTACTTGCCCCCATGGCCCTGCACTTTTTTGTCGATTTCTCAGGTGTACTGTTGCACCATGGTGGTGTACTTCATAACGCCAGGTTCAGCGTCACAACCATGAGTGTGGCCATCATATTTTACTTGATTTACGCGGGAATCGGTTTGTGGGTAATCAAGGCACAGCCAGCCGCCCATCGTAATCAGTTGTTGGCGAAGCTCCAGCAATCGGGAATACCGGAGGATGCTCATGATTCGCAAAATTGA
- a CDS encoding Na+/H+ antiporter — MELVEAAILLVCLVVAGNVIGHFLPMIPDALIQITLGLILALTVHVTVPVATDWFMLLFIAPILYNDGRHFPRRALWALRGQIFSNAVFLVFATMFLGGWLIHWLVPAIPLAAGIALGALLAPTDPIAVEGIAKRVRLPGRVLHLVAGESLINDASGLIGFKYAIAAAVSGTFVFANAARDFLYIAIVGAIAGAALMAFINWVRKVLLAQGIGDPVVHTVLQMVTPFIIYFIAEEVFHASGVIAVVIAGLMTDGPSNSYMNALPELKLISSHAWDILVYVLNGLIFILLGIELPVAMRSTLGDHAVSTFSAIAYVLVIYFAVIALRFAWICINDGVSQRRKGIHKPHLVSALLSAFAGARGAITVVGVLAVPTVLESGRLFPQRSLMLFIAAGVTVTSLVVASIALPLLASLLPSKKTKTQTTGDRLNYNQAKDYVLRNAIVQIKHDQTERLSKPALDLIGEFQRQQRRIHLNADESGEAIPPILRDELEIKIMGTSGEVQAIKKLRDSGEIDDQLCAKYMKRLESKLRDMQYLLTHGGRRTLGMRARQVTGRIRHRIEFISALAFRTDATEYRYAAKVAAKGALANIDKTLKSPEYKHRRFNKQVISTQIVHYRNRIETVRSYGNTKYAQYAAELQRLRMLAFTAERAAVHELMEQSYITPIMAQRLSSEISYSENAVSLRAAEADD; from the coding sequence ATGGAACTAGTAGAAGCTGCCATCCTCCTCGTGTGCTTAGTTGTCGCGGGGAACGTCATCGGGCATTTCCTGCCGATGATTCCGGATGCTTTAATTCAAATTACACTCGGGCTGATTTTAGCCCTGACGGTCCACGTGACCGTGCCAGTCGCGACCGACTGGTTTATGCTCCTCTTTATCGCACCAATTTTATATAACGACGGCCGGCACTTTCCGCGGCGGGCGTTATGGGCGCTGCGGGGGCAGATCTTTAGCAACGCCGTCTTTCTGGTGTTTGCCACGATGTTCTTGGGCGGCTGGCTGATTCATTGGCTAGTACCCGCCATTCCGCTCGCCGCGGGGATTGCATTGGGTGCGTTGCTTGCCCCAACTGACCCTATTGCGGTTGAAGGCATTGCCAAGCGGGTGCGGCTCCCCGGCCGGGTGCTACACTTGGTTGCCGGCGAAAGCCTCATCAATGATGCGAGTGGCCTGATTGGCTTTAAGTACGCAATTGCCGCCGCCGTTTCGGGAACCTTTGTCTTCGCCAACGCGGCGCGGGACTTTCTGTACATTGCCATTGTTGGTGCGATTGCAGGGGCAGCGCTGATGGCATTCATCAACTGGGTGCGAAAGGTATTGCTGGCCCAAGGGATTGGCGATCCAGTCGTGCACACCGTCCTCCAGATGGTGACGCCGTTCATTATTTACTTTATCGCTGAAGAAGTGTTTCATGCGTCAGGCGTCATCGCGGTGGTTATCGCCGGGTTGATGACAGATGGGCCTAGCAATAGTTACATGAATGCTTTGCCCGAACTGAAGCTGATTAGTTCGCACGCTTGGGACATTCTTGTGTATGTGCTCAACGGACTGATTTTCATTCTGTTAGGCATCGAGTTGCCCGTTGCGATGCGGTCAACGCTTGGCGATCACGCCGTTAGCACCTTCTCGGCCATCGCCTATGTGCTCGTGATTTACTTTGCGGTCATTGCGCTACGTTTCGCCTGGATATGCATTAACGACGGCGTTAGTCAGCGGCGCAAGGGCATCCACAAACCCCACCTGGTCTCCGCCTTGCTCTCCGCATTTGCGGGGGCGCGTGGTGCGATTACCGTGGTCGGGGTGCTTGCGGTGCCAACCGTGCTGGAAAGTGGTCGACTATTTCCGCAGCGGTCACTCATGCTGTTTATTGCAGCTGGCGTGACCGTCACGAGTTTGGTTGTGGCTAGTATCGCATTGCCACTGCTGGCGAGTCTGTTACCTTCCAAGAAGACCAAAACCCAGACAACAGGGGACCGCTTGAATTACAACCAAGCCAAGGACTACGTTTTACGTAACGCCATTGTGCAGATTAAGCATGACCAGACCGAACGCTTGAGCAAACCAGCGCTGGACTTGATTGGCGAATTCCAGCGGCAGCAGCGGCGCATCCACCTAAACGCGGATGAGTCCGGTGAAGCCATCCCGCCAATCTTGCGCGACGAGCTGGAAATCAAAATCATGGGGACTTCTGGAGAGGTGCAAGCTATCAAGAAACTCCGGGATTCCGGTGAGATTGACGATCAGCTATGTGCAAAGTACATGAAACGCCTGGAATCCAAGTTGCGCGACATGCAGTATTTGCTAACTCATGGCGGTCGTCGCACACTGGGAATGCGGGCACGCCAAGTTACGGGCCGTATCCGTCACCGTATTGAGTTCATCTCAGCGCTGGCGTTCCGCACTGACGCCACTGAGTACCGCTATGCTGCTAAAGTAGCGGCCAAAGGTGCACTGGCGAACATTGATAAGACTCTGAAGAGCCCAGAATACAAGCACCGGCGTTTCAACAAGCAAGTGATTAGCACACAGATTGTGCACTACCGTAACCGCATCGAAACAGTGCGGAGCTATGGCAATACGAAATACGCGCAGTATGCCGCTGAATTGCAACGCTTGCGGATGCTGGCCTTCACCGCTGAACGTGCGGCAGTCCATGAACTGATGGAGCAGTCGTACATCACGCCAATTATGGCGCAACGGTTGAGCAGTGAGATTTCGTACAGCGAAAATGCGGTGAGTTTGCGTGCTGCTGAGGCAGACGATTAA
- the murB gene encoding UDP-N-acetylmuramate dehydrogenase produces MYLSIVKKIGRDSVAATQSTLAGLPVLKNEPLSNYTFTKTGGPADLLAFPESVDEVRTLVDYVRDHQLPLTVVGNASNLIVKDGGIRGLVMILTHMKHIVVNGDTVSAAAGARIIDTSFAAGDAALSGLEFAAGIPGSVGGAVFMNAGAYGGEIKDCVQSVDVITRDGVMHTYTHDEMNFSYRHSVVQDTGEIVLAATFGLKPGDKSAIRAEMDRVNGLRAAKQPLDLPSCGSVFKRPVGHFVGPMIQQAGLQGHIVGGAQISKKHAGFIVNINHATATDYMDMIHYVQRHVKAKFDVDLEPEVRIIGAEPDPKTVVHHEGAFD; encoded by the coding sequence ATGTACCTATCTATTGTCAAAAAGATTGGACGTGATAGCGTGGCAGCAACACAAAGCACACTGGCAGGCTTGCCAGTGCTGAAAAACGAACCACTCTCAAATTACACCTTTACAAAAACGGGCGGCCCAGCCGACTTACTGGCATTTCCAGAGTCAGTGGACGAGGTGCGCACACTCGTTGATTATGTCCGTGACCATCAGTTGCCACTGACTGTTGTCGGTAACGCTAGTAACTTGATCGTCAAGGACGGGGGCATTCGCGGCCTTGTCATGATTCTGACGCACATGAAGCACATCGTCGTCAACGGCGATACTGTGAGCGCAGCGGCTGGTGCCCGGATTATTGATACGTCCTTCGCGGCGGGGGATGCAGCTTTGTCAGGTCTCGAATTTGCGGCAGGCATTCCGGGTTCAGTCGGGGGCGCCGTGTTCATGAACGCAGGTGCTTACGGCGGTGAAATCAAGGATTGTGTCCAGAGCGTGGACGTGATTACGCGGGACGGCGTGATGCACACTTACACTCACGACGAAATGAACTTCTCATACCGCCACTCGGTTGTGCAAGACACTGGCGAAATTGTACTGGCGGCAACCTTTGGCTTGAAACCCGGTGATAAAAGCGCCATTCGTGCCGAAATGGATCGCGTTAATGGGCTGCGTGCGGCAAAGCAGCCGCTGGATTTACCAAGCTGTGGGAGTGTGTTCAAACGCCCGGTCGGTCACTTTGTTGGACCCATGATCCAGCAGGCCGGTCTGCAAGGGCACATTGTCGGTGGCGCTCAGATTTCAAAGAAACATGCGGGGTTTATCGTCAATATTAACCACGCAACGGCCACGGACTACATGGACATGATTCATTACGTTCAGCGTCACGTGAAGGCCAAGTTTGACGTGGACCTGGAGCCGGAAGTCCGGATTATCGGCGCCGAACCAGATCCAAAAACAGTGGTCCACCACGAAGGCGCATTCGATTAA
- a CDS encoding exodeoxyribonuclease III — protein sequence MKFVSWNVNGLRAVLKKNFYDVVNDLDADWFCIQETKMQEGQAKLDLPGYHQYFNYAERKGYSGTAIFTKHEPISVHNGIDVPEYDTEGRVITLEYPTFYMITVYVPNSGGELKRLEFRQGFDKAFRAYTSQLSAKKPVIYCGDLNVAHEEIDLKNPKTNHHSAGFTDEERTDFTAQLDAGFTDTFRHFYPDRDGIYSWWSYRGAARSRNAGWRIDYFVTSQAIDGQLQDAVIHDDILGSDHCPVELTTKNLLED from the coding sequence GTGAAATTCGTCTCGTGGAACGTCAACGGTTTGCGCGCCGTTCTGAAAAAGAACTTTTATGATGTCGTCAATGACTTGGATGCCGATTGGTTCTGCATTCAAGAAACCAAGATGCAGGAAGGTCAGGCCAAACTCGACCTGCCTGGATACCACCAGTATTTCAACTACGCCGAGCGTAAGGGCTACTCTGGTACTGCCATCTTCACCAAACACGAACCCATCAGTGTGCACAACGGCATCGATGTGCCTGAGTACGACACGGAGGGCCGGGTCATCACACTTGAATACCCGACGTTTTACATGATCACGGTGTACGTGCCAAACTCCGGTGGTGAACTCAAGCGTCTCGAGTTCCGCCAGGGCTTTGACAAGGCGTTCCGCGCTTACACCAGTCAGCTCTCAGCAAAGAAGCCTGTCATTTACTGCGGTGACCTCAACGTTGCGCACGAAGAAATTGACCTGAAGAACCCGAAGACCAACCACCATTCCGCTGGGTTTACGGATGAAGAACGAACCGACTTTACCGCCCAACTTGATGCGGGCTTCACAGATACCTTCCGCCACTTCTATCCAGACCGTGATGGCATTTACTCTTGGTGGAGCTACCGTGGTGCCGCCCGCAGTCGCAATGCGGGGTGGCGCATCGACTACTTTGTCACCAGCCAAGCCATTGATGGTCAGTTGCAGGATGCCGTGATTCATGATGACATCTTGGGCAGTGACCATTGTCCTGTTGAACTCACAACCAAGAACCTATTGGAGGATTAA
- a CDS encoding 3'-5' exonuclease, giving the protein MNFIAMDYETATGKRASACSVAIVVVRDSKVVDSLYSLINPETPFSNMNMSIHHITPDMVKDAPTWPELWPHIEPFFTRDQLVAAHNAPFDVSVVRKSLERYRMNPVTFQYVDTVRTSKALYPDLVNYKLDTVSDKLDVTLDNHHNALADSYACAKILLAEARQFAPERIKQFVKIA; this is encoded by the coding sequence TTGAACTTTATCGCCATGGATTACGAAACCGCAACCGGCAAACGTGCAAGTGCCTGCTCCGTGGCCATCGTCGTGGTCCGCGACAGCAAGGTAGTTGATTCGCTGTACAGCCTCATCAACCCCGAAACGCCGTTTAGCAATATGAACATGTCAATCCATCACATCACACCCGATATGGTGAAGGACGCACCCACCTGGCCGGAACTATGGCCACACATTGAACCCTTCTTCACACGTGACCAGCTCGTCGCGGCCCACAACGCGCCTTTCGACGTCTCCGTGGTGCGCAAAAGCCTTGAGCGTTACCGAATGAATCCAGTGACCTTCCAGTACGTTGACACGGTCCGCACCTCTAAGGCCCTGTACCCCGACCTGGTGAACTACAAACTGGACACGGTGAGTGACAAACTCGACGTGACCTTGGATAACCACCATAACGCGTTGGCCGACTCGTACGCATGCGCAAAGATCTTGCTGGCAGAGGCGCGCCAGTTCGCACCCGAACGCATTAAACAATTCGTCAAAATTGCGTAA
- a CDS encoding DUF805 domain-containing protein: MIRVMGPFEALRRLMQRYVDFDGRSPRSAYWWAMSVLAIVAGGFAWLLRVRATVVSPAALFADGLLFGAVFLIGAILAVPYASLHVRRYRDAGVSPWLLLVTVVLPGVLLYSDLGNNLLIWGAVALLVINFGIAALPSRH; encoded by the coding sequence ATGATCAGAGTAATGGGACCATTTGAAGCGCTACGGCGTTTGATGCAGCGCTATGTTGATTTTGATGGGCGTTCCCCGCGTAGTGCCTACTGGTGGGCGATGAGCGTTCTGGCTATTGTGGCGGGCGGCTTTGCCTGGTTACTCCGCGTGCGGGCAACAGTTGTGAGCCCAGCCGCATTGTTTGCGGATGGTTTGCTATTCGGTGCCGTATTTCTAATCGGTGCCATACTAGCTGTCCCATATGCTAGCCTGCACGTTCGTCGTTATCGCGATGCTGGCGTTAGTCCTTGGCTGCTACTGGTCACTGTTGTGCTGCCAGGCGTGCTGCTCTACAGTGACCTTGGGAACAACCTGTTGATTTGGGGTGCGGTGGCACTGCTGGTGATTAACTTCGGGATTGCGGCACTGCCGAGCCGTCACTAA
- a CDS encoding DUF805 domain-containing protein yields the protein MQESKVSFPAAFKLFFTHYVDFTGRSTRAAYWWWQLWEFLISLLLAGGLIGLFFTGLVHIGNIAPVFWVAFAIVIIALIAWGVGTVVPSYALLVRRFRDAGVSPYWVIATRGLPMVLGQWFAINPDAAKMFSGSAEHIYNQLVVSGDLVRDGLLFLAICLLSLFEFVVTLLPTKHRSDDEL from the coding sequence ATGCAAGAATCAAAGGTCAGTTTTCCAGCTGCGTTCAAATTATTCTTCACCCATTACGTTGATTTTACCGGACGCAGTACACGTGCCGCATACTGGTGGTGGCAATTATGGGAATTTCTTATCTCCCTACTCTTGGCTGGGGGCTTGATTGGGCTGTTCTTTACTGGACTGGTGCACATCGGCAATATTGCACCTGTATTTTGGGTTGCTTTTGCCATCGTGATTATTGCGCTCATCGCCTGGGGGGTTGGCACCGTGGTACCCAGCTACGCGCTACTCGTGCGGCGCTTCCGTGATGCCGGCGTATCACCATACTGGGTGATTGCCACGCGGGGCCTGCCGATGGTGCTTGGCCAATGGTTCGCGATCAATCCGGACGCTGCGAAGATGTTTTCTGGATCTGCAGAACACATTTACAACCAACTTGTCGTTTCCGGTGATTTGGTCCGGGATGGTCTCTTGTTCCTCGCCATCTGCCTGCTGAGTCTGTTCGAATTTGTGGTGACCCTGCTGCCAACCAAACACCGTTCAGATGACGAACTGTGA
- the tsaE gene encoding tRNA (adenosine(37)-N6)-threonylcarbamoyltransferase complex ATPase subunit type 1 TsaE: MTKKWVFTAEDQLQEWAGSLTPLLKAGDVILLDGDLGAGKTSFAKGLGRALGIKQPIKSPTFTIIHEYPEGSLPLYHMDLYRLEDGGAGDLGLEEYFEGDGVSLVEWPDFLGDSIPEDYLTLHFFKDDDDDNKRTLTADAHGRRSEQLLADIENKIN; encoded by the coding sequence ATGACTAAGAAGTGGGTGTTCACGGCCGAAGACCAGTTGCAGGAATGGGCCGGGAGTCTGACGCCCTTGCTCAAGGCAGGGGATGTCATTTTGCTTGACGGCGACCTGGGCGCTGGGAAAACCAGCTTTGCCAAGGGACTTGGCCGAGCGCTCGGCATTAAGCAACCAATTAAGAGCCCAACCTTTACCATTATTCATGAGTATCCTGAAGGTAGCTTGCCATTGTACCACATGGACCTATACCGTTTGGAAGATGGTGGTGCCGGGGACCTTGGCCTCGAAGAATACTTTGAGGGCGACGGCGTGAGCCTCGTTGAGTGGCCGGACTTTCTGGGGGACAGCATTCCCGAGGATTACCTGACCCTGCATTTCTTCAAGGATGACGACGATGACAATAAGCGGACGTTGACCGCTGACGCACACGGGCGCCGCAGTGAACAGCTATTGGCAGATATCGAAAATAAGATTAATTAA
- the pta gene encoding phosphate acetyltransferase: protein MDLFASLKQQVQGKGVKLVFPEGTEPRILGAAAKLQNEGVLDATVLGKPADIQAVAKDNDWDISKLTLRDPEDDDASADLIAAFEDRRKGKTTHDQAVETLKNATYFGTMLVYTGAVDGLVSGAVHSTADTVRPALQIIKTKPGVSRTSGAFIMQKGDERYLFADTAINIDPNADELAEIAVESALTAKAFGIDPRVAMLSFSTKGSAAGDMVTKVQDATAKAQKLAPNIPIDGELQFDAAFVPSVGAQKAPDSKVAGHATVFVFPELQSGNIGYKIAQRLGGFTAVGPILQGLNKPVSDLSRGASAEDVYQTALVTATQVLTAND, encoded by the coding sequence GTGGACTTATTTGCTAGTTTGAAACAACAGGTACAGGGTAAAGGCGTGAAGTTGGTCTTCCCTGAAGGTACTGAGCCCCGCATTTTGGGTGCAGCCGCTAAGTTGCAAAATGAAGGTGTGCTGGACGCCACCGTACTGGGTAAGCCAGCTGATATTCAGGCTGTTGCCAAGGACAATGACTGGGACATTAGCAAGTTGACCCTGCGTGACCCTGAGGATGACGATGCCAGTGCCGATCTGATTGCCGCCTTTGAGGACCGTCGTAAGGGTAAGACGACGCATGACCAGGCCGTTGAGACTTTGAAGAACGCCACGTACTTTGGCACGATGCTGGTTTATACCGGTGCCGTCGACGGTTTGGTCAGCGGTGCGGTGCACTCAACTGCAGACACGGTGCGGCCTGCATTGCAGATTATCAAGACGAAGCCAGGTGTTTCCCGGACCAGTGGCGCGTTCATCATGCAGAAAGGCGACGAGCGCTACCTCTTTGCGGACACGGCCATTAACATCGACCCGAACGCAGATGAACTCGCTGAAATTGCCGTTGAATCAGCTCTGACGGCGAAGGCGTTTGGTATTGACCCACGCGTCGCCATGCTGAGCTTTTCCACGAAGGGCAGTGCTGCCGGCGACATGGTCACAAAGGTGCAGGACGCAACGGCGAAGGCCCAGAAGCTCGCGCCAAACATCCCAATCGATGGTGAACTGCAGTTTGATGCCGCCTTTGTTCCTAGCGTTGGGGCACAGAAGGCACCTGACTCTAAGGTTGCCGGGCATGCCACGGTGTTCGTCTTCCCTGAATTGCAGTCCGGCAACATTGGCTACAAGATTGCCCAGCGTCTCGGCGGATTCACTGCTGTTGGCCCGATTCTGCAGGGCCTCAACAAGCCAGTCTCTGATTTGTCCCGTGGTGCCAGCGCCGAGGACGTTTACCAGACCGCGCTCGTGACTGCCACACAGGTCTTGACTGCAAATGACTAA
- a CDS encoding uracil-DNA glycosylase, translated as MKTIIHDDWQQVLEPVFTSPEYAQLHMFLKSEYEHNTIYPEMHHIFQAFDWTSFANTKVVILGQDPYHEPNQAVGASFAVAPGVQIPPSLVNIYQELQDDLGIAPVNHGYLKHWAEQGVLLLNAVLTVRRGAANSHRGRGWEQLTDRAIAALSERGGVVFILWGRSAQNKRPMIDESKNAVIASPHPSPLSAYRGFFGSKPFSRANAALQEMGETPIDWQLPANPEE; from the coding sequence ATGAAAACGATCATTCACGACGACTGGCAACAGGTGCTCGAGCCTGTTTTCACAAGTCCCGAGTACGCGCAGTTGCACATGTTCTTGAAGTCAGAGTATGAACACAACACGATTTATCCTGAAATGCATCACATCTTCCAAGCCTTCGACTGGACGAGTTTTGCAAACACGAAGGTGGTTATTTTGGGTCAGGATCCGTACCATGAACCCAATCAGGCGGTTGGCGCCAGCTTTGCCGTTGCCCCTGGCGTGCAGATTCCGCCTTCCTTGGTAAATATTTACCAGGAGTTGCAGGATGATTTGGGGATAGCCCCTGTGAATCATGGTTACCTGAAGCATTGGGCAGAGCAGGGCGTGTTGCTGCTGAACGCTGTGCTGACGGTGCGCCGTGGCGCTGCAAATTCGCATCGGGGTCGCGGCTGGGAACAACTGACGGATCGGGCCATTGCAGCGCTCTCTGAGCGTGGCGGTGTGGTCTTCATTTTGTGGGGACGTTCCGCGCAGAACAAACGGCCGATGATTGATGAGAGCAAAAATGCCGTGATTGCCTCGCCGCATCCTAGCCCCTTGTCGGCCTACCGCGGTTTCTTTGGGAGCAAACCCTTCTCGCGGGCGAACGCGGCACTGCAGGAGATGGGCGAGACCCCGATTGATTGGCAGCTGCCAGCAAACCCTGAAGAATAA